From Spodoptera frugiperda isolate SF20-4 chromosome 27, AGI-APGP_CSIRO_Sfru_2.0, whole genome shotgun sequence:
TCTTCAGAACCATTATCTTCACCTGGATACAATCAGAAACTTCATTGATTGCACCATTTACTAAGACGGGCTCTCATTTAACTTGGGAAGGtaattatttatcttcaaaACTCTGCGACAGAAGTTGCTTGAGATCAATTTCGTGTACGTGACAGGTGAGATACTTTCTCAAGTCACCGAGATATTGTTATCTTTATATCTTTAGTAAACAGTTcagtaaatgttattaaagtttcttttctttttgtgtATTTCCGCATTGGGCCTTGACAGATTGAAATGTGTATTTGACTAATTTAATGGCTACCAACTTTTATTTTCAGCTTTTTTTCACGATGAAAACTTATACACCTATGTGTGCCCGTCTCTGTATTCAGAACTGTATGACAGTGTACCTGTGCATTTCAAGAAGTTTGGATAAGTAAAtacatgactgcacggttggcgcggtggctgggtaaccggctgccgcacggagcaactctttgtgtgatccacaaaatccacaaattattgttttgggtctgggtgtcatgtgtatgtgaacttgtatgtttgtaaacgtacccacgacacaggagaaaatcctagtgtggggcaacgtttatttaaaaaaagaaaaaaaatacatagagCGTGGATACGTACGAACGAACTTACAGTCGCATTCATTATATTAGTTACAACTGTACCTAGATGTGACTACCCTGTGTAAAATTAAGCTTAGGTACATGAGACCCGAATAAACGTCTCTCGcttgaatttataaaaaataagtcaaacacaaaaagatgTACTCTAAAGCAAAGGTGAGTTTGGTAGTGCGGATTTTCTTTGGCGCGAGACCCGTAGCCGTTTCTACTCTCGCTACTGGGTTAATCCGACTCTGTGGACGCGATCTCGGATCGGCTTTACGTTCTCTCTGTGGAATAAAGGAGTTCTGAGATATCAATAAggaagaataaaattttcctttacctaatattttaatgtggATCGCTATATGGACATTTTTGTatatattctttttatattaggtCTACTTAGTGGTTAAGTCTCCAAGGAATTGTATTCTTGCCTTTGTCATACCTTTGCCATTTCTGTTCTTCTTTATGAACTATGtcttttgtatattataaaacGTAATACATAAAGAAAGATATTtgaaaatgcattttatttccTACCTAAGCATACATGTAGTTTGAATAACACTTACATGTCGCTATCACATAAAATCCGTTAACTTTGAATAAGTAGATAATTTAACCTACCCCTTAAGATACCCCACTTTTTTTCAGGAAATATTTACTGTTCACATacgtatacagggtgacttgtaattcgacgtattcctctcgggagagTTTTGTAAGAAATTTGTTGTATTATCATCTCCCGAGAGAAATACGTCGAattaatcaaatcaatcaaatcactttaatgcatccatagtgtacagtatggtctacaattttatacagtaatagcttttgcccgcgacttcgttcgcgtggaatagtgacttccggcaaatttttggttttaaccacatagttcccgatctcgcgggatctcttcaaaaatgagatgtggaagatattccagggaactcttcaaaaatcaacataatgagctctgcgtttgaatttaatagatgtatactcacttagggcattgaaaaaatagtttaaaaacggacttaaactaacttaaaactaaagaaagctacgaattacgaatttataacaattaaaaaagaaactatattacaacctatcctctatgctataataaccaagcttaaactaaataatttaaaagaaacgacttaaatctaatctaattaatttataaattagacttacaattttattaaaaaaactaactacagtaactactaataatcgatatcaaactaaacctacgttaaatagtttaaccaaaaaaccaggaaaacccaacaaataaacttattaattgacaaatacaacgaaaccaatttagaatatacgaaacagcaggaccactacagacaaataatcatacgactgataatacactttttctacgatagtaccgaagcgctcggccgatacccaaccaaatgaatgtaattatttattatgtggattatttatttatactccgttcgggcattttctttgtactaaaagtttaattatattgatattatttttttcatacctttttactatttatttacttttttcgatgaattaaaacaataacatgaaccgaagtcgtgtaacgatcgacatagaattatctatactccgttagagcattttctttgtactaaatgttttattatattgatattacttttttcatacctttttactatttatttacttttttcgatgaattaaaacaataacatgaaccgaagtcgtgtaacgatcgacatagaattatttataaataatttatttcttgatttttgaaataaaaatatatctatgtcctttctaaggttctaaactatatctgtaccaaatttcaaccaaatccgtcaaatagttgcggagattaatggtataagcatagaatgttcgacgtgattctttaatttgacataacttttttatttatgaaccgattgacatgaaacaaacactaaatgtaaatttaagcatcccacaatatattcgtgaaaaccgcatccaactcggatcagccgtttctgagattagcgcgcacagacgaacagacaaacagacaaacagacaaacagacaaaaaaaaagttaattacatttttgggttcgacatcgacataacaataacccctgctattttttttatttttattttcaatgtacagacagcacttttctacgattttattatatgtatagatatgtggtaatatgttccaactatgggcacagaataataagtacaagcTATGGTCCCTATTGGGCACCGTAAAAGTACTTAATGAATTACAAGTCGACCTGTATATAAACACAATAGTGATGTTATCTATTTCCAATATCTACCACAATGAAGATAAATATCGCTGATGAAATCGAGATAGCTACTTAATCGTACTGAAAGTGTATTAGAAAAACCCATccgatataggtacctaattaattgttttgaaaAAGCCAGTAAATAGTAAAAGGTGTATCTATAATTTCTTTGACTACTAATATGTAAGTAGAcgacttaattaaaaatgcatGGAGTATTACCCTTAACAATAGGTACTCCATAGATTCTACACAAGAAAACTTGAAACAACAGAAGTACCTTGATATCAATATCTTCTGATTTTATCAATACCTTTATACAGTAAGTAagagtatatgtatgtattgcaTTTATCTTTTCCAACAATCATCTGACAGATAGTGAGCCACGCCACAGCTGACAATACGCATTCTGAAATATtttaccataataatataatgaaatctCTTGAAATGCATTACGCAGTTTCTCGTATGCAACTGTATCAATAAATAACCGAAACGAAAGAACCTAATTATAActtcattcaatttatttaactatttaatcAGTGTTTCAAATTAATCTATACACTCGCTTCTTGACGCAGACTTTGGCTAAAAATGGCGCGATTATTAGTTGCACTACCTGTAATATTAGTTGCAGTGGTTCAGTCTAAAGAGATTCCAGAACCTAGCGATCTTGCATTCGTTTTAAGTGAAAATGAATTCGAAGATTACCTGGATTTTTGGCTCGAACACAAGTCAGAAGTTAATCAACTCTCAACTGCTTTTTCAAAGACCGAAGGCGgtaagaaattgtttattttattagatcaCATAATTTGCATATTATTAAGTACTTGTGTGAAGATGCATAGAGAATAACCTGAGATGCTTAAACATAAATTTCAGGagatttagttagttataagtAGGGGAAAACCGGGAGACTTGCCCAGGTAGGAGAGTTGAACCAcctttcaaaattgtatttggaTTTAGTGCGAACGAAACGTCAAAACATTCATTGGTCGCACTCAAGAGGCCAATCATAAGTATGCAGCCATTTTGCATCTTAGTGGTGTGGTTCGTCAGTGACAATGTAAAACGTGTTTCTGTTGCTGcggagtatatttttttgttttaagtagttttgtgATTGCTGTCGTATTTATTGAGGTACGTATTGtatgttgatattattatattgccaaACAAATGTAGTTTGACGTGTGCTTAGTGTTTTTTCTCTACGATCAACGGTTTTTGTTTGTCATAAACTAAATTGGGAATTAGTGTGAGTGGGAGAGTTGCACCAGGGTGGTTGCGGGAGACTTGCTCAGTGGTTCATGTCTCCCTGTGCAGggaaattatacctacttaatatattttttctgtcttaatataatttattgtttttgcagtGCCAACTTGTACGATGCCTTTTCAATACAAGCCTCCTGAAAATGCTCGCAAACGaaaaaaactcacaaaaatGGAATTGCAAAATGCCATACATAAAATTAAGGGAGGCGCTTCTATTCGACAAActtggtaaataaatatggtatttttgaaacaattttacaaaaaaaaccggccaagtgcgagtcggattcgcccatgaagggttccgtagtagCAAGTAGATGccacaatataaaagttataaaataacttgcatagtggttttacatagtgtttgtatgaaagacaaagttatatttgcggtttttgaaaatgttttatttcttaaaaactaataatgatatctcgttcaaaccaattttcgttgttagtttctattgaaatctacagcatatattttttttagttttctcactctcttattttaaaagttagagggttGAAAAAATTAGTGTCCCCCCGACACTAATTTtttcactttggaagcgtctaactttcaaacggttgattttgacgaaaaatggttttaggaaccttaatgcctttttaaagccctatccatagacacccaccacggataggttagctgaaaaaaaattttttttaatctttaatatttaaatttattaatttttattcaaaattcggatagcggttatcaaaatacatcaacccacagagtttcaactatgtaggcccaacagtttcggaaataaatggctgtgacatacggacggacagacagacatgacgaatatataagggttccgttttttgccatttttcTACGGAACCCTGaagaatgttatgttaattacattttctttgatagcagtattaaaaacaagttaattactgtataaaataagatattaaaactatgaTTGAAAccgaaaatgatttttattttccacaaaaacAATATGGTCAACTCTCCCCATACCTCGGTTTAAGTGTCCCTGTTGGAAGGGAGACTTGactcattttcattttttagtaaaatgccaataaaatgttactagcgcatttattagcaatataattaagcacaaatatacctactaaagtaAGGCATCACATAAGTGTATAATCGATTCTCTAAacccaataaacaaataattatggtattttatattaaaagtggtTCAACTCTCCCGGACTTCCCTACCACAAATGAATACAAACATTGAAGTAATTTTCAAATTCGGTACGGTTTCACTTCATTATTTTGACTTCTCTGAAACTGAAAATGTTCATAGGTTGCACATTGGGAGTGAATGAAGACTTCGGGCAACCGCAGCCCGTGTATCTTAACAACAACACCTATCTGACTCCCACTGGAGCTACTGGGAAAGTAAACTTATTTTCTGGGGAACAGGTTACCATAGCCTGTCCAGGGCCTAACCGCTTTATCCTACATCCAAATATTACTGCATCTGTAGCCACAGCCGTAAGTACCTACACCTACTGTATAATCGTCTACTTCTGACTAGAAATTCATAAACTGAATAAAACTTTTTCAACCTAGAAATTGAATAATCCCCAAGACTTCATGTTTAACTTTTCGCTTCCTAACCCTTAGacaaaagcaatatttttcTCCTATTGTTACTTACTGTATTTGTGTGGACCGGTAACATTGCAATAATTATTAAGGACCTTTAGGTATATCATATTATAACTTACCAGTTATCTATGCTCATTTAAAtgaatcttaattaattttccatTCAATTATTTACAATCCACAAAACGAGGAAAAGTTAGCAATGTTAACAAAACGCAAATTCATTTTGGGTTTTGATGAATTgctgattttttatttagataactAGACAAGCTGCTGACGGGgctcaaataaaaatgaaaggaCCAATCAATTACTTCACAATTCGATGAGTTCTATTGGCTAATTACTTATTTCAGACAGCTGTTTGTGTAAACAGTGATCTGGTGTCTGGAGCCGGCTGGTTGAATGGTAGCGGGGCGTTCAGTGGACTGACTTGCTCATCACATCCAACTCACGAGGCTAGAGCCACTAACGAGACTTGTTATAACAACAATCTTGTTATCAGGTCTGTATACACGTTCACTGGAATACGtattttttggttaaaatacaagtaaggtaagctaaccaaataaggcctaccttatttttattaccgcctagctcgtaggtttaaaatgacaatgggctgataatttcaaaatcttatatttatttattaaactttgtaataatggaatcaaaatggctttagaaacaaaaattacaattttattattttatttacacaaataactaaagtgtcactttggccttattgggaaccctatgtcttaataaggcctcaataaaaactagtaagtattcaacttcttaattataacaaaactttgtcaatgcttataataaatgtaatgagatcttattaattaattttggtcattatacatcaggctaaacgagtttctcatcatgtaatacccaagtaacatctttgaagtcatcggtaccccagcatcagtcaaacgaatgagaataacttcttgttctgtagccaatttagcgaccgacctagctttcgtgtagcgaaccactctttagatggtgcgtacttctttggaagttatatctggctgcagcagcctaccgggtaaaacagggtgcataaaatttgaagggtgaatagatactatgaagaatttcccgatatccattcaccccttttctgtatctattcaccccgtttacccctttctaccattttaacagcgttttccatcttttgcaaaatccattggctttctttttgacagaagctggtgatccgttttctatgaaattactgaaaaacaactatgccgtaataaggcctacacgttttttttgtaggctttattaggacatggcacataggtaaacaaaacaactattatatgaaatacaccgatattatagctatttcactaatgtgaggagatggctaaatgtataattgtcatacagacaaaacacgacacgtcgtatactgataaatataaaaatactaacagtttacgctactcgaattttataaaaactaaagtgcgctccacgtcgtgattgttttcgtctgtaggttccaacataatcgcggcacgggttgcttgctgtgctcaaattagtaaagtaatgtgcatgcacacttctacaaactttggcgaccatttgacatcgggaagagggaaattttcaaaataggctttattggggcataggccttatttggttagatTACTATACATATTTCGACAATAAATCAATGTTCAATTCGGTAATTTGATCGCTTAATACTTGGTAAGAGTACTAGGTAATTAGTATTGATTATTTCTGATATTTAATGCACTCGCAGCTAATATTGTGGATACTTTTCGAATCCACTTTAAAGGTAACTAGTTAAAGTGGAAATGTATAATACGACCTTGTACCATCTTTTAGGGTTGGATTCACAGTAGAAGATATATTCTATCCCCTATACTGGTCTTGCTTCGATGAACGTCGCCTCGAAGTTCTCTACGTGTGGTACGAACAAAACCCTCATAACGCTGTCCACCAAACTGGTATTAACAGACCTAATTTTGCAGGTTAGTGATTTTTTTTCACTTGAAGAACTCGGTAAAACTACATTAACTGAAAACGTTAAAAGATcacaaaaaccttttaaaaggccggcaacgcatgtgagtcctctggtgttgcgggtgtccatgggcggccctgatcgcttaccattaggtgactcgtttgctcgtttgtcacctattccatacaaaaaaagagacatactaaatgaattaaaaatcacggttcagcgcgacgtcgctgcgtctgcgcacgctgctcataatgaagagtccttctgtgactcgaaactagtagagcttttctccattaatttacgtgagcaaaCCATGATTTTTACCTAACtcttataacttattttttccTAGCTGGGACCTTCTACCCTGGAGTACCTGTAAATGACATGTACAAAAAAGATCAGCAAAAAGCTACACTTACCAACCTCGTTGGTAGCGACCTAGCGGACAAATACCTAACAACCCGGCAATACTTAGCTCGTGGTCATCTTGCTGctaaaactgattttatttatgCCAGCGGCCAAAGAGCCAGCTTCTACTTCATTAACGCTGCTCCTCAATGGCAACCGTTTAATGCTGGTAACTGGAATTTATTAGAACAAGTAAGTTTctcaaaatcataataatattgtggaTAAATGAAAGACGCTAGAACATTAAGTAGTAGTACCTAAGCTTAGCAAAACTGCCTGCCTAACTGTtgacaatataaacaaaacctATTGGAGTAACTTGACATAGAAACACAAAGAACTTATAAAATACGTAGTTCAGGAGATGATTCCCCTGAACTTcgttaattgtaataataagtCACACCTGCCTTTCCatagccacccacacccataaccctatcatttccttttacaaCAGTCCTCCATCAACCGGGGTTTGTCCTTGGGTGCACTTCCATAATGCAAACAGGGATAATTGCCGGCTAATGTACATTTTCACTTAAATTGAAATTGTTCAAccggcctctgcgagttggcttcggttcctcgtacgccttccaaaagTCCGGGATGTCCCgtgcaaaaaataataagttcttTATGCCCTTAACAGAAATTACGTGCTCGCATCGGTAATGCTGGCTATAACACCGTGGTTTACACTGGAACATTCGGCGTCACTCAACTCCGTGATGAAAATGACCGGTTTGTGGATATCTATCTGTATACCGACGAAAataacaaccctcaaattcctgtGCCTCTCTACTTTTATAAGGTAATCAATTCGATCATCATatcttacctacctactttcgAGGCTATActctgattattttttaaaaactctgtgtatactaaattaaactaaCTTCAACTTCATGAAAACGAATGGTTTGTTATTCTTgaagaataaattattcaatgttaACCATTGCTTACTACTTTAGGTTGTCTACGATGCTGATCGTCGTCTCGGCACGGCATTCGTGAGCATCAACAACCCTTACTACACGGAGTCCGAAGTGCGTGCTCTGACCTTCTGCACGGACCGTTGCCGCAACAACAGCGCGTTCAGCTGGCTCAATTGGAAGCCTGACCACATTGACATCGGTTACAGCTTCTGCTGCACTATCGATGACTTCAGGAGGACAGTTCCCCACTTACCACCCTTCACTGTTACTGACCTTCTTAGTTAAACATGCCTATATTATACTTGTCTTGTGTATTTAGACTAAAATATCATGTgtatattaatatgaatttaataaagCTATGGgaatttcattatttacaaGATTGGTTTTTAATCTCTTCCGAGACCGCCTGCGAAAGTAACGTAAGTCTAACGTGGTATTTCTACCAAGTCTATTGATAATAATAGATTGAAGTATGATTCCTAGgtcatattttatatacattagGATATTACCTTCTAGTTAACTTTTGATCTGAATAACACAGCTCATGCAGTGGACCTCGCAATAGACccttcaattttattatgtccCATCCCTAGCAGACCATCATGACATCACGTTGATTTGACAGTTTGATAGCGCGCGTTCCATCGCTACCACAATAGAAAAGGATTTTATGCTATCAGCTATCTCTTTTTTACACTAGAATCGAGTCGTAAATAAATCAGACTTTATGCTATAAATTGAGAAGCAAATATTTGTCAGTTATGGAACGTGAAAAAACCAATGAACTGGAAGAATATTCGTTCTAAAATTCCTGAATTTTGAGCTAACTGATAAGCCGGTTGTCTAATCCTAATTATTGTAATCATTCTTATTTTAGAGGGAAAAACTAGATATTCAAATCTTTGCGATACTATAAACCATGGCTGACGAAACAAGAGCTGTTGTAAACGAAGAAgatttaaatcaattaaaagaAAGGATGAAGCTAATCGTTAGTGCCGATCCATCGCAATACCACAATGATTATTCACTGCGGAGATACTTGAGAGCATTTAAAACAGTCAACAATGCATTCCAGGTAAAGACTCTGTGATTGTTGTTCAAAACATCTAAAGCTAATTTTCTATCAGTTTGTCTAGTTCATTACAAATCACCCGTTTCAGGCAACCAATCCTTGTACACGTATCTTTTATTCTAGCATGATACCTAGCTTAAGCATCCGCCCCTAAGATATCCACAGACACTTGAAAcccgaaaattttgtttattattgtttatttcaggctatattaaaaacaaacaaatggaGAGTAGAGTATGGTGTGAACGAGTTAAGTGAGAATAAAGAGATTATAGAGAAGTATTCCAACAAAGCAAGGGTACTTCGACACAGGGACATTATTGGCAGACCGATAATATACATACCAGCTAAGAACCATAGTTCCAGCGACAGAAACATTGACGAATTGACTAAATTTATAGTCTACTGCTTGGTAATAAGAATCATGTATTACAACTCTGATAATTAAGACAATGTACCaacttataattttgttttacaaaacaagagggtatgttgtatatttttaacaacttGTAAACACCCACTATGTATTCACCAGTGATACCATTAGTCCCAATATAATGGGTGTCAATTGATAATAAGTCACCTTAAAATTgcatttgaaatatcaaaattactaataattctgtaaaacaaatacttcaaacaacaaaataatatattaatgcGCAATATCTAATTTGTtgttgtagcctatttacagaaattaatatttcatatttgtattttaaattattataatttattaaaatgttggtACATATATTTACAGGAAGATGCcagtaaaaaatgttttgaggAAGTCATAGATAATTTGTGTATAGTGTTTGACTTGAATGGCTTCACACTGTCCTGCATGGACTACCAAGTGCTGAAGAACCTGATCTGGTTGCTTAGTCGGCACTACCCGGAGAGACTAGGCGTATGCCTGGTCACCAATGCACCAGCATTCTTCTCTGGATGTTGGACTGTTATAAAACAATGGTGAGAAAACTAGTAGTAAACAACATTAGTAATAAACTAGCTAGACTataaaatgaagtaaataagtgaattattatgttattggtttactcacataacggtttgacgaggaactcaactagtttcaagccatgctagaggctcataatcatgagcagcagccattaacataataattaatttaatatgtctcacgaaagttataataaaacataaataaacattggttttacaagtttttttaaactgttatttttattatgtttttgttttacaggCTCGATGAAAATACTGCCAGTAAGGTTGTATTTGTAAACTCAGAGATGGATCTGTGCCAATATCTGATACCTGATATACTTCCTGATGACatgtaaataacaaacataaaaccGACAAATGCAATGTTCAATGGTATGAATGTCTAGATTTAATCATACATGTATCttataaatgtatatattttaatatgacCTTAAGGCAAATTCaccaaaaataatagttatcCTCATTTTATCTATTGACCATAATTATATAGAATATATTTGTAATCAAATAACAAGTGTATTAACTGACATTGaaatagtacctacctagtatAACTCGGTAATATAATagtttaattgtattaaaatatttaattgaatgtcTGTAAACAGTCACCCACCAGAAAGTATAACTAACTCAGTAttgaacaatataatatta
This genomic window contains:
- the LOC118263415 gene encoding uncharacterized protein LOC118263415; this encodes MARLLVALPVILVAVVQSKEIPEPSDLAFVLSENEFEDYLDFWLEHKSEVNQLSTAFSKTEGGCTLGVNEDFGQPQPVYLNNNTYLTPTGATGKVNLFSGEQVTIACPGPNRFILHPNITASVATATAVCVNSDLVSGAGWLNGSGAFSGLTCSSHPTHEARATNETCYNNNLVIRVGFTVEDIFYPLYWSCFDERRLEVLYVWYEQNPHNAVHQTGINRPNFAAGTFYPGVPVNDMYKKDQQKATLTNLVGSDLADKYLTTRQYLARGHLAAKTDFIYASGQRASFYFINAAPQWQPFNAGNWNLLEQKLRARIGNAGYNTVVYTGTFGVTQLRDENDRFVDIYLYTDENNNPQIPVPLYFYKVVYDADRRLGTAFVSINNPYYTESEVRALTFCTDRCRNNSAFSWLNWKPDHIDIGYSFCCTIDDFRRTVPHLPPFTVTDLLS
- the LOC118263421 gene encoding uncharacterized protein LOC118263421, which produces MADETRAVVNEEDLNQLKERMKLIVSADPSQYHNDYSLRRYLRAFKTVNNAFQAILKTNKWRVEYGVNELSENKEIIEKYSNKARVLRHRDIIGRPIIYIPAKNHSSSDRNIDELTKFIVYCLEDASKKCFEEVIDNLCIVFDLNGFTLSCMDYQVLKNLIWLLSRHYPERLGVCLVTNAPAFFSGCWTVIKQWLDENTASKVVFVNSEMDLCQYLIPDILPDDM